In Drosophila willistoni isolate 14030-0811.24 chromosome XR unlocalized genomic scaffold, UCI_dwil_1.1 Seg41, whole genome shotgun sequence, the following are encoded in one genomic region:
- the LOC124460753 gene encoding uncharacterized protein LOC124460753 — MHFKAILFLFSVVCLGLIQAQNQDCQTLRRDCDRCVPRLNDPEDRNIPGINRLCRQKLRRTWVWRNINRCELTEYSCRGADRLMNCEVIAALAGMTRRPE; from the exons ATGCATTTCAAGGCAATTTTGTTTCTCTTCTCGG TCGTCTGTCTTGGCCTTATTCAGGCTCAGAATCAGGATTGCCAGACTCTAAGACGTGACTGTGACCGTTGCGTTCCACGTTTAAACGATCCTGAAGATCGTAATATTCCTGGCATAAATCGTTTGTGCCGCCAAAAGTTGCGTCGAACCTGGGTATGGCGTAATATCAATCGTTGTGAACTGACCGAATACAGTTGCAGAG GAGCTGATCGTCTGATGAATTGTGAAGTCATAGCTGCCCTGGCTGGCATGACTCGTCGACCAGAGTAA